In one window of Thermoplasmata archaeon DNA:
- a CDS encoding Ig domain-containing protein, producing MSEKPTTTTKSFVDRKGPKIAALVVVLIVASIALFTVIGVEDVDAKASITLSKSVVDMKDNSFDSSVIATFSEVGDGYTVEVSSSSNAVSVDASPISSDKKSTITVTSGTISSSTGKITATIKVQLNDKTTSPPSKTFTVNVTVGVKSVEIVNESGQSITGKKITLDTAAEKTVKAKFTPTNAYNKNVTWTSSEPSVATITDGKIKALKEGTTKIKVTSADASKTDEITVEVKDIHVTSVTLDPSTASVKMRHQVTLTATILPADATNKNITVSIDNTGLIKKVSQTLSGNKVTIVLEGIPGDKEGTATITVTTEDQKKTANSTIKVERVAVTGVDLKEEAEELEVDEEKTLTYEISPKDATNLKVTWASSNTSVATVDEKGHVKAVSPGTSTITVKTDEGNFTDSCAITVLKTYTIMGTIDGSGNVLNPEALIVKIQEISAKGLYPSFSVLALFQESVSMSSDIVHALQKAKGREMAIVTLNGSIYFDEDAIDNIDASGKTAGITFTEIPPETYPKFGECYVFEISMTKDGQKNPTSFGSAGPKIAIPHELAEGEDAAKLKVALVYGDGDALLLRNYKFVTDEEEDESAVVFEPPHMSTFMYMFHDSEYISSAGFDIVFVALFLVIVLGLGGGVAFLEFHPMASEKFMNLFDNPNKPPKKPRFPGRSRKNEYDDYYNNDYYR from the coding sequence ATGTCAGAAAAACCGACAACGACAACTAAGAGCTTTGTCGACCGCAAAGGCCCCAAAATTGCAGCTCTAGTCGTTGTTTTGATCGTAGCTTCAATTGCGCTCTTCACAGTTATTGGTGTAGAAGATGTGGATGCTAAGGCATCAATAACATTGTCAAAAAGCGTTGTGGACATGAAAGACAATTCTTTTGACAGTAGCGTAATAGCTACATTTAGTGAGGTCGGTGACGGCTACACAGTAGAAGTTTCCAGCAGCAGTAACGCAGTTTCTGTAGATGCATCGCCCATCTCATCAGACAAAAAGTCAACAATCACCGTCACATCAGGAACGATTTCATCCAGTACTGGCAAGATTACAGCTACAATCAAGGTCCAATTGAATGACAAGACAACTTCTCCACCATCCAAAACGTTCACAGTAAACGTCACAGTGGGAGTCAAAAGTGTCGAAATCGTTAACGAAAGCGGACAGTCAATAACTGGCAAAAAAATAACTCTTGATACAGCAGCAGAAAAGACTGTGAAAGCAAAATTCACGCCAACTAACGCTTATAACAAAAATGTGACCTGGACCTCCAGCGAACCGTCCGTGGCAACGATCACCGATGGAAAAATCAAGGCTCTTAAAGAAGGGACGACTAAAATAAAGGTCACTTCTGCTGATGCATCGAAAACTGATGAAATCACAGTAGAAGTAAAGGACATCCACGTCACAAGCGTAACTCTTGATCCGTCAACAGCATCTGTCAAAATGCGCCATCAGGTCACTCTGACGGCTACAATCCTTCCTGCGGATGCCACAAATAAGAACATCACTGTTTCGATTGACAACACAGGCTTAATCAAAAAAGTATCTCAGACCCTATCTGGCAATAAAGTTACAATCGTCCTGGAAGGAATCCCGGGAGATAAAGAGGGTACAGCAACAATAACAGTAACTACTGAAGACCAAAAGAAAACGGCCAACAGTACAATAAAAGTAGAACGTGTCGCGGTTACTGGAGTAGATCTAAAAGAAGAAGCCGAAGAATTAGAAGTTGATGAAGAAAAAACACTCACTTACGAAATCTCTCCAAAAGATGCTACCAATCTAAAGGTAACATGGGCATCAAGTAACACTTCAGTCGCCACAGTGGATGAAAAAGGTCATGTAAAAGCGGTTTCACCGGGAACTTCCACCATAACAGTGAAAACGGATGAAGGTAACTTCACAGATTCTTGTGCAATAACTGTATTGAAAACATATACCATAATGGGAACCATAGACGGTTCTGGCAACGTTCTCAATCCTGAGGCTCTGATCGTAAAGATCCAAGAGATTTCAGCTAAAGGACTCTACCCTTCATTTTCAGTCCTTGCTCTATTCCAAGAATCAGTTTCTATGAGCTCAGACATCGTACATGCACTCCAAAAAGCCAAAGGAAGGGAGATGGCCATCGTAACACTCAATGGGTCCATCTACTTCGACGAGGACGCTATCGACAACATCGACGCTTCGGGCAAAACAGCAGGAATAACCTTTACCGAAATTCCTCCGGAGACCTATCCCAAGTTCGGAGAATGCTATGTGTTTGAGATCTCCATGACAAAAGATGGTCAGAAGAACCCGACCAGTTTTGGTTCAGCTGGACCTAAGATCGCCATTCCACATGAACTCGCAGAGGGCGAGGATGCGGCAAAACTGAAGGTTGCATTGGTCTACGGTGACGGCGATGCATTGCTGCTTAGGAACTACAAGTTCGTAACCGATGAAGAGGAAGATGAGAGTGCAGTGGTCTTCGAACCTCCGCACATGTCCACCTTCATGTACATGTTCCATGACAGCGAGTACATTTCGTCGGCTGGATTTGACATCGTCTTCGTAGCACTGTTCTTGGTAATCGTCCTCGGATTGGGCGGAGGAGTTGCATTCCTTGAGTTCCACCCCATGGCATCAGAGAAGTTCATGAACCTTTTCGACAACCCAAACAAGCCTCCAAAGAAGCCCAGGTTCCCGGGAAGGTCCAGAAAGAACGAGTACGACGACTATTACAACAACGACTACTACCGTTGA